The Streptomyces sp. Edi4 genome includes a window with the following:
- a CDS encoding NAD(P)H-binding protein: MRIAVLGASGRTGGTLVDQALERGHEVVALVRTPSKVTVSAPRQVEIRQADVTAPQSFPGLTDIDVVVSAIGIGRGDGPGALVAGARRLAAANVRTVWLGALGSGRVEPVRRPDLRRGDAGVRRIGTGREGRGRRDRPEGRRHGVHAPDVTDAPLSPTRRIGPLAELRRPLVPPRISRTTLAALLLDEAETSKHGNGILVPLKPRSLGRRDSPGRFSTGRQQVSRRVL; the protein is encoded by the coding sequence ATGCGCATCGCAGTACTCGGAGCCTCGGGCCGGACCGGCGGCACGCTCGTCGACCAGGCGCTGGAACGCGGACACGAGGTCGTGGCCCTGGTCCGCACGCCGTCCAAGGTCACCGTGTCCGCGCCACGGCAGGTCGAGATCAGGCAGGCTGACGTCACCGCCCCGCAGAGCTTCCCCGGCCTGACCGACATCGACGTGGTCGTCTCGGCCATCGGCATCGGCAGGGGCGACGGCCCGGGCGCGCTGGTCGCCGGGGCCAGGAGGCTCGCCGCGGCGAACGTGCGCACGGTATGGCTCGGAGCGCTGGGCTCGGGGCGTGTCGAGCCGGTCCGGCGGCCTGATCTACGCAGGGGTGATGCGGGTGTTCGTCGGATCGGAACTGGCCGAGAAGGCCGAGGCCGACGAGATCGCCCTGAAGGCCGGCGCCACGGTGTTCACGCTCCGGACGTCACGGACGCCCCCCTCAGTCCCACCCGGCGCATCGGCCCGCTGGCGGAGCTGCGGCGCCCGCTGGTGCCGCCCAGGATCTCCCGCACCACGCTGGCCGCGCTGCTGCTGGACGAGGCGGAGACCAGCAAGCACGGCAACGGCATCCTCGTGCCCCTCAAGCCTCGGTCCCTCGGCCGACGCGACAGCCCCGGCAGGTTCTCCACGGGGCGCCAGCAGGTTTCCCGCCGGGTACTGTGA
- a CDS encoding LysR substrate-binding domain-containing protein: MLDVRRILLFTEVARRGSVTATARLSSYTPSAVSQQVSRLEAEAGQPLLERQVPSGVSRSLTRDAPWPSAERIERELTAAENELANFAGLRAGILRIGTFPTVGASLLPRAVIAFRKAHPDVRLTVRSARIAGLWAMLENREIEMSLMWDYDWNRIDREDIVVTSLVDDPRPSSSARTTPSPAALRPPSPTSRTTPGSPRAENHPVAEALARSCHTAGFKPQIAYEAHDYQEAQAMVAAGIGVALAPTLALEGTRGGVQQGAPATATPRPGTPHPSGPHGRPRPHPRRWGLRGLPARQRYDRHVVMTWPEPMPETRPEANSPRRPRTALTPDSPTPRLPAGARVLRLGYLAVTHAFAVLRLLPMSDRGEDTKIAAASHDQLMVLARLGEDRGRFTPSDRAYLTALLYRLPRDVLRRPARDPSAWHAR; this comes from the coding sequence GTGCTCGATGTGCGGCGCATCCTGCTCTTCACCGAGGTCGCCCGCCGGGGCTCGGTCACCGCGACCGCGCGGCTCTCGAGCTACACGCCTTCAGCGGTGTCCCAGCAGGTCAGCCGCTTGGAGGCGGAGGCTGGGCAGCCGCTGTTGGAGCGCCAGGTGCCGAGCGGGGTGTCACGCTCACTGACGCGGGACGCGCCCTGGCCGAGCGCGGAGCGGATCGAGCGAGAACTGACGGCCGCCGAGAACGAGCTCGCCAACTTCGCGGGACTGCGCGCGGGCATCCTCCGCATCGGAACCTTCCCCACCGTCGGCGCTTCCCTCCTCCCCCGGGCCGTGATCGCCTTCCGGAAAGCCCACCCCGACGTACGGCTGACGGTGCGCAGCGCCCGCATCGCGGGCCTGTGGGCGATGCTGGAGAACCGGGAAATCGAGATGTCCCTGATGTGGGACTACGACTGGAACCGCATCGACCGCGAGGACATCGTCGTCACCTCACTCGTCGACGACCCCCGGCCCTCCTCGTCAGCAAGGACCACCCCCTCGCCGGCCGCCCTTCGGCCGCCCTCGCCGACTTCGCGAACGACCCCTGGATCGCCCCGCGCCGAGAACCACCCGGTGGCCGAGGCTCTCGCCCGCAGCTGCCACACAGCCGGTTTCAAGCCGCAGATCGCCTACGAGGCCCACGACTACCAGGAGGCACAGGCCATGGTCGCCGCCGGCATCGGCGTCGCCCTCGCCCCCACCCTGGCGCTGGAAGGCACCCGAGGCGGCGTCCAACAAGGTGCGCCTGCCACTGCAACCCCCCGCCCCGGTACGCCACATCCTTCTGGTCCGCATGGCCGACCACGCCCTCACCCCCGCCGCTGGGGCCTTCGCGGGCTTCCTGCGCGACAGCGCTACGACCGGCACGTCGTCATGACATGGCCGGAGCCCATGCCCGAGACCAGGCCCGAGGCAAACAGCCCGCGCCGGCCCCGCACCGCACTCACGCCGGACTCGCCGACGCCCCGCCTTCCGGCCGGCGCCCGTGTACTGCGACTGGGCTACCTGGCCGTAACTCACGCGTTCGCCGTGCTTCGCCTGCTACCGATGAGCGACCGCGGCGAAGACACGAAAATCGCTGCGGCCAGTCACGACCAGCTCATGGTACTGGCGCGACTCGGCGAGGATCGGGGGCGGTTCACCCCGAGCGACCGGGCATACCTGACGGCGCTGCTGTACCGGCTGCCACGGGACGTGCTGCGCAGACCAGCCCGGGATCCGTCGGCTTGGCATGCTCGATGA
- a CDS encoding cation:dicarboxylase symporter family transporter: protein MSRNDAAPGTDHRSTTPHPPAAVPLYVQCLIGVLAGAVVGWLWPSFGAELKPLGDGFIARLMMIAPVIFCTVVHGIASMGNARAVGRVSLKALLYFEVLTTVAMVIGLVVVNVVQPGSGLHVDTSTLSTKGLPPEATASHESFSAFVLAMISDTLLSAMTGHEILPVLVVSVLFGFGLNAGGEAGAGIAQGIEKLSRILFTLIRWIMRLALIGAFGLDGLHHRQLRPADPHLFLPWSAPSGSPPCSSSWSSSVRSCASTACACCPSSATSRKSR from the coding sequence ATGAGCCGCAACGATGCCGCCCCGGGTACCGACCACCGCTCCACCACGCCGCACCCGCCGGCCGCCGTCCCGCTCTACGTCCAATGCCTGATCGGTGTTCTCGCCGGTGCCGTCGTCGGCTGGCTGTGGCCTTCCTTCGGCGCCGAGCTGAAGCCCCTGGGCGACGGCTTCATCGCGCGGCTCATGATGATCGCGCCGGTCATCTTCTGTACCGTCGTCCACGGCATCGCCTCCATGGGCAACGCGCGTGCCGTCGGCAGGGTCAGCCTCAAGGCGCTGCTCTACTTCGAGGTGCTGACCACCGTCGCCATGGTGATCGGCCTGGTCGTCGTCAACGTCGTCCAGCCCGGCAGCGGACTGCACGTCGATACCTCCACCCTCTCCACCAAGGGGCTGCCGCCCGAGGCGACCGCGAGCCACGAGAGCTTCTCCGCCTTCGTCCTCGCCATGATCTCGGACACCCTGCTCAGCGCCATGACCGGCCACGAGATCCTGCCGGTGCTGGTGGTCTCGGTGTTGTTCGGCTTCGGCCTCAACGCCGGCGGCGAGGCGGGCGCGGGGATCGCCCAGGGCATCGAGAAGCTGTCCAGGATCCTGTTCACACTCATCCGCTGGATCATGCGGCTGGCCCTCATTGGCGCCTTCGGCCTCGACGGCCTTCACCATCGGCAACTACGGCCTGCAGATCCGCACCTCTTCCTGCCCTGGTCGGCTCCTTCTGGCTCACCGCCCTGTTCTTCGTCCTGGTCGTCCTCGGTACGGTCATGCGCGTCAACGGCCTGCGCCTGCTGCCCTTCCTCCGCCACATCAAGGAAGAGCCGCTGA
- a CDS encoding cation:dicarboxylase symporter family transporter produces MRVNGLRLLPFLRHIKEEPLIVLGTSSSEPVLPRMMAKLEHVGASKPVVGIAMLPAGYSFNLDGTAIYLTMGSVFLAQALGIDLSLTQQLSMLAIMLLTSKGAAGVTGSGFVALAATLSAVPHVPVAALALIFGIDRFMSEARAWTTWSATASPLWRRPNGRDSSTRTVPRPSSAAISADLRSRGRPHPRSAGRSRTRCSGPAEADPKAAAGADRDPAPAVG; encoded by the coding sequence ATGCGCGTCAACGGCCTGCGCCTGCTGCCCTTCCTCCGCCACATCAAGGAAGAGCCGCTGATCGTCCTGGGCACCTCGTCCAGCGAGCCGGTGCTGCCGCGCATGATGGCCAAGCTCGAGCACGTGGGCGCATCCAAACCGGTCGTCGGTATCGCCATGTTGCCCGCCGGGTACTCCTTCAACCTCGACGGCACCGCGATCTACCTCACCATGGGCTCGGTCTTCCTCGCCCAGGCCCTCGGCATCGACCTCAGCCTCACCCAGCAGCTGTCGATGCTCGCCATCATGCTGCTCACCTCCAAGGGCGCCGCCGGGGTCACCGGGTCCGGCTTCGTAGCGCTGGCCGCCACCCTCAGCGCCGTTCCCCACGTACCCGTCGCCGCCCTGGCGCTGATCTTCGGCATCGACCGCTTCATGTCCGAGGCCCGCGCCTGGACCACGTGGTCGGCAACGGCGTCGCCACTCTGGCGGCGGCCAAATGGGAGGGACAGCTCGACGAGGACCGTGCCAAGGCCGTCCTCCGCGGCGATATCCGCAGACCTCCGCTCCCGAGGCCGGCCACACCCCCGATCGGCAGGTCGATCCCGCACTCGGTGCAGCGGGCCCGCGGAAGCCGACCCGAAAGCAGCGGCCGGAGCGGACCGTGACCCGGCGCCCGCCGTCGGCTGA